From the genome of Eublepharis macularius isolate TG4126 chromosome 12, MPM_Emac_v1.0, whole genome shotgun sequence, one region includes:
- the SLC25A35 gene encoding solute carrier family 25 member 35, with amino-acid sequence MDFFLSGVAACGACLFTNPLEVVKTRMQLQGELRAPGTYTRHYRNVFHAFYTIGRVDGLAALQRGLLPALLYQFSMNGIRLGSYGIAESAGYTRTCDGHLSPLRSTLAGALAGVMGAVTSSPIYLVKTHIQAQSAAEIAVGHQYQHEGMVHALVMIHREHGMAGLWRGAISAVPRVMVGSATQLTTFTSSKEFIGNLGIFPKNSWLVALSAGMTSSFTIAIAMTPFDVASTRLYNQPVSPEGQGLMYKGLLDCLAKIIRTEGLLGIYKGLGASYFRIGPHTILSLLFWDQLRETYARWTQQR; translated from the exons ATGGACTTCTTTCTTAGCGGGGTGGCGGCTTGTGGGGCTTGCCTGTTCACCAACCCTCTGGAGGTGGTAAAGACCCGCATGCAGCTGCAAGGTGAACTCCGTGCTCCTGGCACCTACACCCGCCATTACCGCAACGTCTTCCACGCCTTCTACACCATCGGACGGGTGGACGGCCTAGCGGCGCTCCAGAGGGGCCTGCTGCCCGCCTTGTTGTACCAGTTTAGCATGAACGGCATCCGCCTGGGGTCTTACGGGATTGCAGAGTCGGCCGGCTACACTCGCACCTGTGACGGACACCTCAGCCCGCTGCGCAGCACATTGGCTGGGGCATTGGCTGGGGTGATGGGTGCCGTCACAAGCAGCCCAATCTACCTG GTCAAGACCCACATCCAGGCGCAGTCAGCTGCGGAGATTGCCGTAGGGCATCAGTACCAGCATGAG GGGATGGTCCACGCTTTGGTGATGATCCACAGAGAGCACGGCATGGCGGGACTTTGGCGGGGGGCTATCTCAGCCGTTCCCCGAGTCATGGTGGGATCCGCTACGCAGCTGACGACTTTCACCTCTTCCAAGGAGTTCATTGGCAACCTTGGG ATCTTTCCTAAAAACAGCTGGCTGGTGGCCTTGTCTGCTGGGATGACGAGCAGCTTCACCATCGCCATCGCCATGACCCCCTTTGATGTGGCTAGCACCCGACTCTACAACCAACCTGTGAGCCCCGAGGGTCAG GGTTTGATGTATAAGGGTCTTCTTGATTGCCTTGCCAAAATAATCCGCACAGAGGGTCTCCTTGGCATCTACAAGGGACTCGGAGCCTCCTACTTCCGCATCGGGCCACACACCATCCTCAGCTTGCTCTTCTGGGACCAACTGCGCGAGACTTATGCCCGCTGGACGCAGCAGCGGTGA